The DNA window GGCGTGAGGGACGACAGACCCGCTGGGAATTACTTACGCGGCAGCGGGAGGATGGTGTCGACCAGCGTCATGAGCTGCGCGCAGCTCACCGGCTTGCGGACGAAGGCGCTGATGCCGGCCTTCTGACCCAGGGCGCGAACCTCCGCCACGTTCGGGTCACCCGTCATCATCAGGATGGGGACCTTGGCCAGCTTCGGGTTCGCGTTGGCGCGAATCTGCGCGGCGAAGTCGGCCCCGTTCATCCCGTCCATGTGGAAGTCGGTGAGGATGAGGTCGATGGTCTCCGCCTCGGCGACCTTCAGGCCCTCCTCGGCGGACTCCGCCTCGAGGAACTCGAAGTTGCGCGCCATGAGGTAGATTTTCAGCAGCGTCCGGATGGAGCGGCTGTCGTCCACCAGCAGGACCCGCTGGCCCGCGGTACCCGACGCAGGCCGGCTTCCCACAGGGCGCGCCGGGTCCGTCGTGGTGCGGTTGGGGACGGGCTCTGGGGAGGGCAGGGTGCCGGCCTTCATCGGATCATCAACCTCGGTGGGGCTGTCTCCCCGGGGAGACCTGGGCATGTTGACGGAAGGACATGCCGAAGTCAAAGCACCGTCCTTCCTCTCTTTTTTCCGAGTGTGGGGCGCCTCACACCCCACCCGACGCGAAGGGCCTCAGGGCACCTCGAGCACGAACGCCTGGCTCTCCACTCCCTGCATTCCCAGGGCGGGCGCAATCGCGGGAGACAGCTCGTTGGGAACGCGCCAGGTCTGCCCGGTGGATTGGATCAACACCACCGAGTAGCGCCCCTTGGGCAGCACCGACAGCGGCGTCGGCGCCGCGGGGTTGCTCGCGTCCAGGGCGATGGGCGACACGCCCACAAGCAGCTCCGGCACGAAGATGGGCGTCATCTTCGGCTTGCCGTCGCCATCGGTGAGCAGGGGGATGATGCTGTCCGGCACCAGGCCCGCGGCGAGCACCACCAGGTCCGGCTGGCCGTCGCGCGAGTAGTCGATGCCGTCGGCGTCAATCACGCCGTTGCGGTCCAGGTCGTTTTCCTCGAGCAGCCCCGGGACGTCCGCCAGCTTGCGCACGACGACGCGCGGCCACAGGTCTCCCACGCCGTTGCGGTCGGCGTCGTCCGGAATCCCGTCGCGGTTGTTGTCCACGTAGCTGACCATGAACGCCTTGGGGCGCTGCTCCACGGCGCCGCCCTCGAACGTCTGGGGCGTCAGCTTCAGGACCTTGGGCGGGCCGCCCTGCACGAGCGTG is part of the Myxococcus landrumus genome and encodes:
- a CDS encoding response regulator, with the protein product MKAGTLPSPEPVPNRTTTDPARPVGSRPASGTAGQRVLLVDDSRSIRTLLKIYLMARNFEFLEAESAEEGLKVAEAETIDLILTDFHMDGMNGADFAAQIRANANPKLAKVPILMMTGDPNVAEVRALGQKAGISAFVRKPVSCAQLMTLVDTILPLPRK